The Thermobifida halotolerans sequence GCGTCCGCGTGTGGCCCTGTCCACACGACCGCTCACCCACGAACGAGGCCCGGAACCGGCGGGACACACCACGGACTCACACAACCCGGTACAGCTCAGCACCGACCGTCACGAGGAAGGTGGGCACGACAGTCGCCACCGTTCCCGCGAGTCGGGGGAGAATCGCGAGGAGCGCCAGGACGCGAGGGTCAGGTGCGCTCCCGTCCTGGGAACAGGGGTGGAGTCAGCGTCCGGTGGCGCCGTCGATCAGTTCGCGGAGGATGTCAGCGTGACCCGCGTGGCGGCCGGTCTCTTCGATCATGTGGACGAGCGCCCAACGGGCGCTGGGAGCGGGGCGCCCGGGCAGCGACCGGGGCCGGGGAAGCGGTGCGGCCAGGTCGGCGCACCCGTCGAGAACGTCGTTCGCGCACGCGACCGCCCTCCGGTAGCGGGCGACGACGTCGGCCACACTGTCCGCAGGCGCGGCCCGGAAGGTCGCCGACCAGTCGGTGACGACGTCCCCGAGGAACACCGACCGCTCAACGAAGGTCAGGTGCTGGAGCAGGCCGAGCAGGTTCGTGCCTGACGGCACCCCGGCCGTGCGGACCTGTGGTTCGGGCGCGTCCTCGACCTTCGCGGCGATCGAGGTCCGCAGGTAGTCGAGGAACCCGCGCAGAACGTCGGTTTCGCTGCCTCCGGTCCGGGGCGGCGGTGTGTCGCCGCGGCGGTCGCGGCGCGAGGCGGTGGGCATGGTGGTCTCCTTCGTGGGACGCGGACCCGGCTCCGGGTCAGGCGGCGCGGCGGACGAGCAGAACGTGGTCGGTGACCTCGGCGGTGTGCCCGCCCGGACCGGTCGCGATCCGGCGGGGCGCCTCGGCCCGCTCGACCGTCCACTCCGCCGGGTCCAGACCGATCCCCGCGGCGACCTCGCGCGGGGTCAGGTAGCGGACGTCGGGATCCTGGTTCCACGACCACGGCGCGGTCGAGCCGTGGTCGACCACCAGCAGCCGCCCGTCCGGGCGCAGCGCGTGCGCGGCCGTGCGCAGGACGCTCGCCCGGTCCAGGTCCACGGGGGTGTGGAGGTAGTGGGCGCAGACCAGGTCGAACCGGCCCCGCGGGAAGGACACCTGCAGGTCGTGCCGCTCGGCGACGACCAGGCCGTCCAGGCCGTGGGAGAGGGCGAGGCCGGCGAGTCGCTCGACCGCCACGGCCGAGACGTCGACAGCGGTGACGTGCCACCCCCGGCGGGCGAGCCACAGCGCGTCGCCGCCGGTGCCGCAGCCGAGGTCCAGCGCACGGCCGGGCGGCAGACCCGTGACCGTCTCGGTGAGTCGGAGGTTCGGCCGCGGGTCGGCGGTCGCCGGTCGGGCCGCGTGGACGCCGTCCCAAAACGTGGCCGCATCGGTGGTGCTCATCGGGACTCCTTGTGTCGGGATGCGCCCAGTCTCATCGTTTCCGCTGTCCTCGGCACGAAATCTTGCGGTTATGGCAAGCTGGTCGCGTGGACCGCGCAACGGAAGACGTACTCGGCGTGGTGGGCCCGCGCCTGCGCGCCCTGCGTCGTGCCCGCGGCATCACCCTCGCGGATCTGGCGGCGGCAACCGGGGTGTCGGAGAGCACCCTGTCGCGGCTGGAGAGCGGTCGGCGCCGAGCGACCCTGGAGTTGCTGCTGCCGCTGGCCCGTACCTACGACGTCCCGTTGGACGACCTCGTCGGCGCCCCGCGCACGGGTGACCCCCGGATCCATCTGAAACCGATCCGGCGGTTCGGGATGGTGTTCGTTCCGCTGTCCAGGCGGCCGGGCGGTACGCAGGCGTTCAAGATGATCATTCCGGCTCGGCCGGAACCGCTCGAACCGGCCCCGAAGACGCACGAAGGCTTCGAATGGCTGTACGTGCTCAACGGTCGCCTGCGGCTGGTGCTCGGAGAACGCGACCTGACGCTGTCGCCCGGGGAGGCGGCCGAGTTCGCCACGTCCCTGCCGCACTGGCTGGGCAGCGCCGACGGCGGCGCGGTCGAGCTCCTCATCCTGTTCGGCCTGCAGGGAGTGCGCGCGCACGTGCGCACCGGCCCGGGGGCCGAGCCCTCGCCTTACTGACCCGCCATGGCCGCCCCCGGAACGGCGACAGCCCCTCGCCGAAGGCGAGCGGGCGCGAACGCACACCGGAGGCCGGGGATCGCCCCAAAGGAAACAACGAAGCGCCCCGGCGAGGTGGCCGAAATCCCCGAACAGGGTCACTTCGGAGCGAAGTGGACCCTAGGCAACGCAGCCGTCTGGGGGTGGTGGCTCCGGACCGGGCGGCAGCCCACAACCGGAGTCACCCCCAGACGTTGCGACGGCGCGCAGCGCCGTCGCCTTGATCCCACACAGCCCAATTCGGCAGTGCTGACAGTCAGAGTCCGAACCAGGTTTCTCGGCCGTGTTCGGCGTCGGACTCGGGTTTGGAATGTGTTTGCCGCACCATAAATGCGGACAGCCAAACGCGTAGAGCCAACCGAAGGAGTCGCCGTGTTCGGTCTGGTGGTCAAGTTCGTCCTGAAGGACGAGGCCAGCGCGCAGGGGTTCGATGCGCTCGTGGCCGAAACACTGCCCAGAATCCGGGAGAGCGAGCCGGGCACGCTGGTCTACGCGGTGCACGAGGTGGCCGGTGAACCGCTGCAGCGGGTCTTCTACGAGATGTACGCCGACCGGGCGGCCTTCGAGACCCACGAGGAGCAGCCGCACGTGCGGCGCTTCCTCCAGGAGCGCGGCCAGTACCTGGAGTCCTTCTCGGTGGACTTCCTGAGCCTGCGGGACGCCAAGGGCGTGGCGGGGTGAGTAAGGAGTACCAGAACCTGGAGCAGTTCGGCTCTGCCCCCGACTGGCGGCTATTCACCGGAGTACACGGCGGCCCACTGCCGACGGTCACCTATCGCAGGGCCTGGCAGTGGGCGCGCGAGCAAACACTCAGCGAGGCCGAACAGCGTTCCCCGCCGGCCCGCAACGCCTACTCGCTGCGTCACACCTGCGTCTCCACATCGCTCATCGCCGGAGTGTCGGAGACCCTGGTCGCCCAGTGAGCAGGCCACAGCGTCGCCGTGCTCAAACGGATCTACGCCAAGTGCCTGGTCGGTGAGGAAGAATGCGCCAAGAAGCAGATCGAGGAGGCACTGAGAAGAGGCTAAGGACTCAGCGCGTATTCAGCGCAGGTACCTACCACTGCCCATCGCCATTCGTAGACAACCACCGACGCACAAGAACGCCCCTTGGCCTGTCTGCGCAGGTCAGGGGGCGTTTCTCATGCTCACGGAAGAGTGGACCCCGGGCAAACCAACTACAACCCGGCCCAGCTCGCGACCAAGTTCGAAGCACTCCTCCGCGAGCTGCCCGCACCGACGGCACCACTCCCCCAGCGGAGGAGGCCCACGAAGAAGCCGGGCACCGCGAAGCGCCTCAAGCCCCACGAAGTCAACGAGCTGATTGCCGCCTACCAAGCAGGCACGAACGTCTACACGCTGGGCGAACGCTTCGGCATCACACGGCAGACGGTGAGCGCCATCCTCAAACGCCACGGTGTTCGGACGCGATGGAACCGCCGGTCCGCGAAGCGGATCTGATGATCACCCACCAGGTTTCTGGTCTATGTCCGAGCGTGAGACCTCTCCCGATCCTTGTACACCGACACCGCCAGGAGGTTACACTTATTACAGTTAATGAGGAGGGTGACATGGCCACAACACTGAACAGAGTGGTGGAGGATATCGCTCCGCTGGCGTCGGAAGAGCAGCGGGAAGCCACCCGAGCAGCGATCAGCCAGATCCTCAGCGACACAGCACAGGTGGCGCTGAGACTACCCGGCGGAGAAGAGTACCGACTCGACGGAGACGAACTACGCGCTCTCCGGGCGATCGCCCTTGCCAGGGCGAACGGCCAACGCGTCTCCGTCATCAGCCACGACGTGATACTCAGCCCACAGCAGGCGGCAGAACTACTCGGCGTGTCCCGGCCCATGGTGTACCGCTTCATCGAGCGCGGCGATCTGACCGCAACACGTGTGGGCACGCACTGGAGGCTGCTGACCGCGGACGTGCTCGCGCTTGCGGAGCGTCGAACGCGACTCGCCGACGGTGTTGACACCGGACTCGACCACGTTGCCCAGGCAATGACTTCCTCGCGCCAAGGAACCGCAGCCAAGGATGGAGCGAAGGAGAGCTGGCGTGCAGCGACTCCCGAGCAGAAGGAA is a genomic window containing:
- a CDS encoding putative quinol monooxygenase, producing MFGLVVKFVLKDEASAQGFDALVAETLPRIRESEPGTLVYAVHEVAGEPLQRVFYEMYADRAAFETHEEQPHVRRFLQERGQYLESFSVDFLSLRDAKGVAG
- a CDS encoding MarR family transcriptional regulator; the protein is MDPGQTNYNPAQLATKFEALLRELPAPTAPLPQRRRPTKKPGTAKRLKPHEVNELIAAYQAGTNVYTLGERFGITRQTVSAILKRHGVRTRWNRRSAKRI
- a CDS encoding class I SAM-dependent methyltransferase, with the protein product MSTTDAATFWDGVHAARPATADPRPNLRLTETVTGLPPGRALDLGCGTGGDALWLARRGWHVTAVDVSAVAVERLAGLALSHGLDGLVVAERHDLQVSFPRGRFDLVCAHYLHTPVDLDRASVLRTAAHALRPDGRLLVVDHGSTAPWSWNQDPDVRYLTPREVAAGIGLDPAEWTVERAEAPRRIATGPGGHTAEVTDHVLLVRRAA
- a CDS encoding helix-turn-helix domain-containing protein, translated to MDRATEDVLGVVGPRLRALRRARGITLADLAAATGVSESTLSRLESGRRRATLELLLPLARTYDVPLDDLVGAPRTGDPRIHLKPIRRFGMVFVPLSRRPGGTQAFKMIIPARPEPLEPAPKTHEGFEWLYVLNGRLRLVLGERDLTLSPGEAAEFATSLPHWLGSADGGAVELLILFGLQGVRAHVRTGPGAEPSPY
- a CDS encoding DinB family protein, which gives rise to MPTASRRDRRGDTPPPRTGGSETDVLRGFLDYLRTSIAAKVEDAPEPQVRTAGVPSGTNLLGLLQHLTFVERSVFLGDVVTDWSATFRAAPADSVADVVARYRRAVACANDVLDGCADLAAPLPRPRSLPGRPAPSARWALVHMIEETGRHAGHADILRELIDGATGR
- a CDS encoding helix-turn-helix domain-containing protein: MATTLNRVVEDIAPLASEEQREATRAAISQILSDTAQVALRLPGGEEYRLDGDELRALRAIALARANGQRVSVISHDVILSPQQAAELLGVSRPMVYRFIERGDLTATRVGTHWRLLTADVLALAERRTRLADGVDTGLDHVAQAMTSSRQGTAAKDGAKESWRAATPEQKEASLERVRRRTRGRRQ